A part of Paenibacillus donghaensis genomic DNA contains:
- a CDS encoding cysteine desulfurase — protein MISQSIREQFPILNQDINGHPLVYLDNAATSQKPRQVIEAVKAYYEWDNANVHRGVHTLGSRATDAYEGAREKLQKFINARSSKEIIFTRGTTTALNLVASSYGPSAVGEGDEIVITQMEHHSNLIPWQQLAKRTGATLKYLPLQKDGTILLEDAETTITDHTKIVAIAYVSNVMGVTHPVKELAAIAHRHGAVIVVDGAQSTPHMKVDMQDLDCDFYALSGHKMLAPTGIGALYGKKALLEAMEPVEFGGEMIDDVGLYDATWKELPWRFEGGTPIIAGAVGLGAAIDFLQEVGMDEIHRHETALAAYAEQRLAAIEGLSMYGPRNREVGVITFNLGDVHPHDVATVLDAQGIAIRAGHHCCQPLMRWLEVSSTARASFYLYNTESDVDQLVAALIKTKEYFADELG, from the coding sequence ATGATCAGCCAGTCGATCCGTGAGCAGTTCCCCATTCTGAACCAAGATATCAACGGCCATCCTCTGGTGTATCTGGACAACGCGGCGACTTCTCAGAAGCCGCGCCAGGTCATTGAGGCCGTCAAAGCTTATTATGAATGGGACAACGCTAATGTGCACCGCGGCGTGCACACACTGGGCAGCCGGGCAACGGATGCCTACGAAGGTGCGAGAGAGAAGCTGCAGAAATTTATCAATGCCCGCAGCAGTAAAGAAATTATTTTCACTCGCGGAACAACCACAGCGCTTAATCTTGTAGCCTCCTCCTATGGCCCTTCAGCGGTCGGTGAGGGAGACGAGATTGTAATCACTCAGATGGAGCATCACAGCAATCTGATTCCGTGGCAGCAGCTTGCCAAGAGAACAGGAGCGACCCTGAAATATCTGCCCCTTCAGAAGGATGGAACGATCCTGCTGGAGGATGCCGAAACAACTATTACCGACCATACCAAGATTGTGGCCATTGCTTATGTATCCAACGTTATGGGGGTTACCCATCCGGTAAAAGAGCTGGCGGCGATCGCCCATCGTCATGGTGCGGTTATCGTGGTCGACGGTGCACAGAGTACACCGCATATGAAGGTCGATATGCAGGACCTGGATTGTGACTTCTACGCCCTCTCCGGCCATAAGATGCTTGCTCCAACCGGCATCGGCGCCCTCTATGGTAAGAAAGCTCTGCTGGAAGCGATGGAGCCCGTTGAGTTCGGGGGAGAGATGATTGATGATGTCGGCCTCTATGATGCAACCTGGAAAGAGCTTCCGTGGAGATTCGAAGGCGGCACACCGATTATTGCCGGTGCAGTAGGACTAGGAGCGGCCATCGACTTCCTGCAGGAGGTGGGCATGGATGAAATCCACCGTCATGAGACTGCTCTTGCCGCTTACGCGGAGCAGCGCCTCGCTGCAATTGAAGGCTTAAGCATGTATGGCCCCCGCAACCGTGAGGTGGGGGTAATCACCTTCAATCTGGGCGATGTGCATCCCCATGATGTGGCAACCGTTCTGGATGCGCAGGGGATCGCTATCCGTGCAGGGCATCACTGCTGCCAGCCGCTGATGCGCTGGCTGGAGGTAAGCTCTACTGCACGCGCTAGCTTCTATCTGTACAATACCGAAAGTGATGTGGATCAGCTGGTGGCCGCCTTAATCAAGACAAAGGAGTATTTCGCCGATGAACTTGGATGA
- the sufU gene encoding Fe-S cluster assembly sulfur transfer protein SufU, producing MNLDDLYRRVIMDHYKNPRNRGSFEDDAVKIELNNPTCGDRITLQLKVADGIVQDARYSGEGCSISMSSASMMTEAVKGQTVERALDMAEQFSSMMKGEEADFGDYEDIESLSGVNKFPARIKCATLAWNALRKGIDQEETHQ from the coding sequence ATGAACTTGGATGACTTGTACAGACGCGTAATTATGGACCATTACAAAAATCCCCGGAACCGTGGTTCTTTCGAAGACGACGCTGTAAAGATTGAACTGAACAACCCGACCTGCGGCGACCGCATTACCCTTCAGCTGAAGGTTGCGGATGGAATCGTTCAGGATGCCCGCTACAGCGGAGAAGGCTGCTCGATCAGCATGTCGTCGGCTTCCATGATGACAGAAGCGGTCAAAGGCCAAACCGTGGAGCGTGCGCTTGATATGGCGGAGCAATTCTCCTCCATGATGAAGGGCGAGGAAGCCGACTTCGGAGATTATGAGGATATTGAATCCCTTTCCGGTGTCAATAAATTTCCGGCGCGGATCAAATGTGCCACCTTGGCCTGGAACGCGCTACGCAAAGGCATAGATCAAGAAGAGACCCACCAATAA
- the sufB gene encoding Fe-S cluster assembly protein SufB — MAKKAPDMEEYQYGFRDEHKSIFQSGKGLTAEIVKEISAIKNEPQWMLDFRLKSLEQFRKMPMPKWGGDLDDLDFEEIQYYVRPSEKQGKTWEEVPSEIKETFDKLGIPEAEQKFLAGVSAQYESEVVYHSMQKSLEDQGVIFTDTDTALREYPELFRKYFATIIPPADNKFAALNSAVWSGGSFIYVPKGVKCEVPLQAYFRINSENMGQFERTLILADEDSFVHYVEGCTAPIYSTNSLHSAVVEILCMKNARVRYTTIQNWAPNIYNLVTKRAVAEENATMEWVDGNIGSKLTMKYPAVVLKGRGAKGSVLSIAVAGKAQHQDAGAKMIHLAPDTTSTIVSKSISKHGGKVTYRGLASFGRNADGAKSNIKCDTLIMDNESTSDTIPYNEIMNDNITLEHEATVSKVSEEQLFYLMSRGLTDAEATQMIVMGFIEPFTKELPMEYAVEMNRLIKFEMEGSIG, encoded by the coding sequence ATGGCTAAGAAAGCGCCTGATATGGAGGAATACCAGTATGGGTTCCGTGATGAGCACAAGTCGATCTTCCAGTCTGGTAAAGGATTGACGGCCGAAATTGTTAAAGAAATCTCCGCAATCAAAAATGAACCACAGTGGATGCTGGACTTCCGTCTGAAATCACTGGAGCAGTTCCGCAAAATGCCGATGCCTAAATGGGGCGGCGATCTCGATGATCTGGATTTCGAGGAAATTCAGTATTATGTTCGACCTTCAGAGAAGCAGGGCAAGACTTGGGAAGAGGTTCCTTCCGAAATTAAGGAAACCTTCGACAAGCTGGGTATTCCGGAAGCGGAGCAGAAGTTCCTTGCCGGCGTATCCGCCCAGTATGAATCCGAGGTTGTCTACCACAGCATGCAGAAGTCCCTTGAGGATCAAGGGGTAATCTTCACCGATACGGACACCGCGCTGCGGGAATACCCGGAGCTGTTCAGAAAATATTTTGCCACCATCATTCCGCCTGCGGACAACAAGTTCGCTGCCCTTAACAGTGCGGTCTGGTCCGGCGGCAGCTTCATCTATGTACCTAAGGGTGTGAAATGCGAGGTGCCGCTGCAGGCTTACTTCCGCATCAACTCCGAGAACATGGGCCAATTCGAGCGCACCCTGATCCTTGCCGATGAAGACAGCTTCGTGCATTATGTGGAAGGCTGTACAGCTCCAATCTACAGCACCAATTCCCTGCATAGTGCCGTAGTCGAAATTCTCTGCATGAAAAACGCTCGTGTGCGTTACACTACCATCCAGAACTGGGCGCCAAACATCTACAACCTCGTTACGAAACGTGCGGTTGCTGAAGAGAACGCCACAATGGAATGGGTTGATGGCAACATCGGCTCCAAGCTGACGATGAAATATCCGGCGGTTGTGCTGAAGGGCCGCGGCGCCAAAGGTTCCGTGCTCTCAATTGCCGTTGCCGGCAAAGCGCAGCATCAGGATGCAGGCGCCAAAATGATCCACCTGGCACCTGATACCACATCTACAATTGTATCGAAATCGATCAGCAAACACGGTGGTAAGGTAACGTACCGCGGATTGGCCTCCTTCGGCCGCAATGCGGATGGCGCCAAATCCAACATCAAATGTGATACGCTGATTATGGATAACGAATCCACATCAGATACCATTCCGTATAATGAAATTATGAATGACAACATTACGCTGGAGCATGAAGCAACGGTATCCAAGGTCTCCGAGGAGCAGCTGTTCTACCTCATGAGCCGCGGCCTCACCGACGCCGAAGCTACCCAGATGATCGTTATGGGCTTCATCGAGCCATTCACCAAAGAATTGCCGATGGAGTATGCCGTTGAGATGAATCGTCTGATCAAGTTCGAAATGGAAGGAAGTATCGGGTAA
- a CDS encoding ABC transporter ATP-binding protein produces the protein MDVLRQLRGFYREKLHLLILSIVALAAATAVGLITPNLLRRLIDDVIVPMKFEEVPVLAVSVLAVVFVKACLQFAHGFWGGRLGNYLAYRLRNACYEKLQFLSFRYYDMAKTGDLMSRLTGDLEAIRMFIGFGFAQLLNVFFMVFFGSIMMFTINWQLTLVTLITMPFLAAVAFRFESQIHPAFQEMRLALSSLTTAVQENVTGVRTVKSFAREAYEVEKFSHRNERYKNNQIFAAELWSKFFPAMELLASVSVAILLGVGGTLVIKDHMSLGELVAFFSLIWYIIGPVWGLGFHINNYTQSKASGERVLEVLNQRVDVKDKEDAHELEGTEIKGDIAFNHVTFAYGNKMPAVTDIHFEAKSGAVIGFLGGTGSGKSTITQLMMRAYDVNQGSITLDGTDIREYSVRSLRSQIATVFQETFLFSSSIRNNISYGIKDVTMEEIIRAAQLAKAHDFIMEMSEGYDTVVGERGMGLSGGQKQRIAIARALLKNPRILILDDATSAVDMETEHEIQAGFQEVMRGRTTLIIAHRISSLRHADQIIVMNEGHVLQQGTHKELIEIPGPYRDVYRIQYADYLARATGREEA, from the coding sequence ATGGATGTTCTCAGGCAACTGCGGGGGTTTTACCGGGAGAAGCTGCATTTACTGATTCTTTCGATTGTAGCCTTAGCCGCCGCGACTGCAGTGGGGCTGATTACCCCCAACTTGTTAAGAAGGCTGATTGATGATGTCATTGTTCCAATGAAGTTTGAAGAGGTGCCTGTGCTGGCTGTCTCGGTGCTGGCGGTTGTGTTTGTCAAAGCCTGTCTGCAATTTGCCCACGGATTCTGGGGCGGAAGACTGGGGAATTACCTGGCCTACCGTCTGCGTAATGCTTGTTATGAGAAGCTGCAATTCCTGTCTTTCCGCTATTATGATATGGCCAAGACAGGTGACCTGATGTCCCGGCTGACCGGGGACCTGGAAGCGATCCGGATGTTTATCGGCTTCGGCTTCGCCCAGCTGTTGAATGTGTTCTTTATGGTATTTTTCGGTTCTATTATGATGTTTACGATCAACTGGCAGCTGACGCTGGTGACACTGATCACGATGCCGTTTCTGGCGGCGGTAGCTTTCCGTTTCGAATCACAGATCCATCCGGCCTTTCAGGAGATGCGCCTCGCGCTGAGCTCCTTGACTACGGCTGTCCAAGAGAATGTAACAGGTGTGCGGACGGTTAAATCCTTTGCCAGAGAGGCTTACGAGGTAGAGAAATTCTCGCACCGTAATGAACGTTATAAGAACAATCAGATTTTTGCCGCTGAGCTGTGGAGTAAGTTCTTCCCGGCGATGGAGCTGCTGGCTTCGGTCAGTGTAGCCATCCTGCTTGGCGTTGGCGGAACGCTTGTCATTAAGGATCATATGTCGCTGGGTGAGCTGGTTGCTTTCTTCAGCTTGATCTGGTACATCATTGGTCCGGTATGGGGCCTTGGCTTCCATATTAACAACTACACTCAGTCCAAAGCTTCGGGAGAACGTGTGCTTGAAGTGCTGAATCAACGGGTGGACGTGAAGGACAAGGAAGATGCGCACGAGCTGGAGGGTACTGAAATTAAAGGCGACATTGCCTTTAATCATGTCACCTTCGCTTACGGAAACAAGATGCCTGCCGTCACGGACATTCATTTTGAAGCCAAATCGGGTGCGGTCATCGGTTTCCTGGGAGGTACCGGCTCAGGCAAATCGACAATTACCCAGTTGATGATGCGGGCGTATGATGTGAATCAGGGCAGCATTACGCTGGATGGCACCGATATCCGCGAATATAGTGTGCGCAGTCTGCGCTCCCAGATCGCAACCGTGTTCCAGGAGACGTTCCTGTTCTCTTCTTCGATCCGCAACAATATATCCTACGGCATTAAGGATGTAACGATGGAGGAAATTATCCGTGCCGCCCAGCTGGCGAAGGCCCACGACTTCATTATGGAAATGTCGGAAGGGTACGATACCGTAGTCGGAGAACGGGGAATGGGATTATCCGGCGGACAGAAGCAGCGGATCGCGATTGCCCGGGCGCTGCTGAAGAATCCGCGTATCCTGATCCTGGATGATGCGACCAGTGCGGTCGATATGGAGACCGAGCATGAGATTCAGGCCGGCTTCCAGGAGGTTATGCGCGGGCGGACCACGCTGATTATTGCTCACCGCATCTCCTCCCTGCGCCATGCCGACCAGATCATTGTGATGAACGAAGGCCATGTGCTGCAGCAGGGCACACATAAAGAGCTGATCGAGATTCCCGGTCCTTACAGGGATGTCTACCGGATTCAGTACGCCGATTATCTAGCCAGGGCAACCGGAAGAGAGGAGGCGTAG
- a CDS encoding ABC transporter ATP-binding protein: MEQTAAEQQTLEERFVYKDDDVIDKAFDWKQFTRLFGYMKPYARQMLPLVSIMMILGTITKLTVPFLTSMAIDKAINPKVGNPSLTLLYTLTASVVILYIIQWIAGVYRIKYTNIIGQRVIYDLRSDLFRHIQKLSFNFFDKRPAGSVLVRVTNDINSLQDLFTNGVVNLMIDCVQLVGIMVILLLINWKLALAVMLTVPIMFLISTKLRQRIRIAWQDVRMKNSRINSHLNESIQGIRVTQAYTQEQENMNYFDVMNMESRKSWNKASAMNQAFGPIIEITGGLGTMVLFWYGAQLIQSGDLTVGYLVAFSTYVSNFWDPINRLGQMYNQLLVAMASSERIFEYLDEQPSVQDKLGAKPLPMIKGDINLNQVIFEYEKGRAALKGIDLDVKVGQSIALVGHTGSGKSTIINLIGRFYDITSGRITIDGQDIRDVTLDSLRTQIGIVLQDTFIFSGTIRENIRFGRLDATDEEVENAAKAVDAHDFIMKLPGGYETEVEERGSALSMGQRQLLSFSRALLADPRILILDEATASIDTETELKIQEALKTLLKGRTSFIVAHRLSTIRHADKIVVLDHGEIKEEGTHQELTSRDGVYNGLIEAQFRFLN; encoded by the coding sequence ATGGAGCAGACGGCTGCCGAGCAGCAGACGCTCGAGGAGCGTTTTGTCTACAAGGATGATGATGTGATTGACAAGGCTTTTGACTGGAAGCAGTTCACCCGGCTGTTCGGTTATATGAAGCCTTATGCACGCCAAATGCTGCCGCTGGTCTCCATCATGATGATCCTGGGCACAATTACCAAGCTGACTGTACCGTTCCTGACTAGTATGGCGATAGACAAGGCTATAAATCCCAAGGTGGGCAACCCAAGCCTGACTCTGCTGTATACACTGACGGCCAGCGTGGTAATCCTCTATATCATTCAATGGATTGCCGGAGTGTACCGCATCAAGTATACCAATATCATTGGGCAACGGGTGATTTATGACCTGCGCTCTGACCTGTTCCGGCATATCCAGAAGCTGTCGTTTAACTTCTTTGACAAACGTCCGGCAGGTTCAGTCCTCGTCCGGGTCACCAATGATATTAACTCCTTACAGGATCTGTTCACGAACGGGGTCGTTAATCTGATGATCGACTGTGTGCAGCTGGTAGGAATTATGGTGATCCTGCTGCTGATCAACTGGAAGCTGGCCCTTGCGGTCATGCTGACTGTACCGATTATGTTCCTGATCTCCACCAAGCTGCGCCAGAGAATCCGGATCGCCTGGCAGGATGTGCGTATGAAGAACTCACGGATCAACTCCCACCTCAATGAATCGATTCAGGGCATCCGGGTGACGCAGGCGTACACGCAGGAGCAGGAGAATATGAATTATTTCGACGTGATGAACATGGAGAGCCGCAAATCCTGGAACAAGGCATCGGCCATGAACCAGGCGTTTGGCCCGATCATAGAAATCACCGGTGGACTCGGCACGATGGTGCTGTTCTGGTATGGTGCCCAGCTGATTCAATCCGGCGATTTGACGGTCGGCTACCTGGTGGCGTTTAGCACTTATGTCAGCAACTTCTGGGACCCGATCAACCGTCTGGGCCAGATGTACAACCAGTTGCTGGTGGCGATGGCTTCCTCGGAGCGGATCTTTGAATATCTGGATGAACAGCCGTCCGTGCAGGACAAACTGGGTGCGAAACCGCTGCCGATGATTAAAGGCGACATTAACCTGAACCAGGTGATTTTTGAATACGAAAAAGGCAGGGCTGCCCTGAAAGGCATCGACCTGGATGTAAAGGTAGGACAGTCGATCGCACTCGTCGGCCATACCGGTTCCGGCAAAAGCACGATCATCAACCTGATAGGCCGGTTCTATGATATTACTTCCGGGCGGATTACGATTGACGGTCAGGACATCCGCGATGTCACGCTGGACAGTCTGCGTACACAGATCGGGATCGTTCTGCAGGATACCTTTATTTTCTCAGGCACCATCCGCGAGAATATCCGCTTCGGGCGGCTGGATGCTACCGATGAAGAGGTGGAGAATGCGGCCAAGGCGGTAGACGCCCATGACTTCATTATGAAGCTGCCCGGCGGCTATGAGACGGAAGTCGAGGAGCGCGGCAGCGCACTCTCGATGGGCCAGCGCCAGCTGCTCTCCTTCTCGCGGGCGCTGCTCGCCGATCCGCGGATTCTGATCCTCGATGAAGCCACGGCGAGTATTGATACCGAAACAGAGCTGAAGATCCAGGAAGCGCTCAAGACGCTGCTGAAGGGGCGGACGTCCTTTATCGTCGCCCACCGCCTGTCTACGATCCGCCATGCGGATAAGATCGTTGTGCTGGATCACGGTGAGATTAAAGAGGAAGGCACCCATCAGGAGCTGACCTCGCGGGACGGAGTATATAACGGCCTGATTGAAGCGCAGTTCCGCTTCCTGAATTAA
- a CDS encoding DUF7667 family protein, whose amino-acid sequence MLAIHERLAELFTLSRQRRLTASEEAEQQQCLYVNASYCWEMSRLHNESLLADLTGDTAWQQELSEQMLELRDTGRLPKRGK is encoded by the coding sequence ATGTTAGCCATCCATGAGCGCCTTGCCGAATTATTTACCCTCAGCCGCCAGCGCCGGCTGACCGCTTCCGAGGAAGCCGAGCAGCAGCAATGCCTGTATGTCAATGCTTCCTACTGCTGGGAGATGTCGCGTCTGCACAACGAATCACTGCTGGCTGATCTGACAGGTGATACAGCGTGGCAGCAGGAGCTCAGCGAACAGATGCTGGAGCTGCGCGACACGGGCAGACTCCCGAAGCGCGGCAAATAG
- the licT gene encoding BglG family transcription antiterminator LicT: protein MIIEKVLNNNVLLTRNNKGKEVIVMGRGISFNKVIGDTVDAEKIDKIFLLNENAFTARLTELLNDIPVNLLELASEIVTYANGVLQTELSDNIYLTLTDHIQFAVQRYEKGIVLKNAMLFEIKRFYKKEFKIGMDALKLIEQSTGHWLGEDEAGFIALHLVNARIDGNEMRSTLKMTEIVQNILNIVTYHYGSVQDETSLNYSRFLTHLQYFAMRVLRKETHTSGEDFLYNQVRMTYVKAFECTVKINEYLEKSYGQSLSKDEYVYLTIHIHRVTERNDIQQNIE, encoded by the coding sequence TTGATTATAGAGAAGGTGCTGAACAACAATGTACTGCTGACCCGCAACAACAAGGGCAAGGAAGTTATTGTCATGGGACGCGGAATTTCCTTCAATAAGGTCATTGGAGATACGGTGGATGCCGAGAAGATCGACAAGATTTTTCTGCTGAATGAGAATGCCTTCACGGCCAGATTGACCGAGCTGCTGAACGACATCCCGGTGAATCTGCTGGAATTGGCGAGTGAGATCGTCACGTATGCGAACGGGGTGCTGCAAACCGAATTAAGCGATAATATATACCTGACCCTGACAGACCATATCCAGTTCGCCGTCCAGCGTTATGAGAAGGGCATTGTGTTGAAGAACGCGATGCTATTCGAGATCAAACGCTTCTATAAGAAGGAATTTAAGATCGGGATGGATGCGCTGAAGCTGATTGAGCAATCGACCGGCCATTGGTTAGGAGAGGATGAAGCCGGGTTTATCGCCCTGCATCTGGTGAATGCGAGAATTGACGGCAATGAGATGAGATCCACGCTCAAAATGACGGAGATCGTCCAGAACATTCTGAATATCGTTACCTATCATTACGGCTCGGTACAGGATGAAACTTCGCTGAATTATTCCCGTTTCCTGACTCATCTGCAGTATTTTGCGATGCGGGTGCTGCGCAAGGAAACGCACACCAGCGGGGAGGATTTCCTGTATAATCAGGTTCGCATGACGTATGTCAAAGCTTTTGAATGTACGGTCAAGATCAACGAATATCTGGAGAAATCCTATGGACAGAGCTTGAGCAAGGATGAATACGTCTACCTGACGATCCATATCCACCGGGTGACGGAGCGTAATGATATTCAACAAAATATCGAATAG
- a CDS encoding beta-glucoside-specific PTS transporter subunit IIABC: MSNTKELSKQIISLVGGESNVISVFHCATRLRFKLKDNSKADKAALEKTPGVITVVENSGQFQVVIGNNVSTVFEQIMADTQLQDAEKKNDSDEGEGSTGILGRAVDVISSIFSPILGALAGAGVLKGLLALILSLDWISNTSGTYLVLNAASDSVFYFLPIFLAITAARKFKTNQFVSVAIAGALIYPAVIAAVDSPGSLSFLGIPVVLVNYSSSVIPIILAVWVQSYVEKGFRSIIHESVRNILVPMFALLIVIPLTFLVFGPVGSLISDGLASGYTWLYNLSPLVAGAIAGAFWQVFVIFGVHWGFVPIMLSNIDTIGYDTMLPILSAAVLAQAGAVFAVFLKSRNTQMKALAGSSTLAAVFGITEPTIYGVTLKLKKPFIYACIAGAVGGAVIAVGGARALAFSLPGLLALPTYIGTGFTWAVIGLVIAFVLAMLLVLLLGFDDPAAESAAPAAQANPASTPSVIQKEVVVSPLNGTLQTLNTLPDEAFASGAMGKGIVIEPSSGRLTSPVNGTVTTVFPTGHAIGITSEDGAELLIHVGVNTVKLKGKHFDKKVQEGDQVKQGQLLLEFDLKAIREAGFVTATPVIVTNSAGYLDVLKSGEAEVKAGEYLLTLVV, encoded by the coding sequence ATGAGTAACACTAAAGAGCTGTCGAAACAAATTATCTCTCTGGTAGGCGGCGAATCCAATGTGATTTCCGTCTTTCATTGTGCGACCCGGCTAAGATTCAAATTAAAGGATAACAGCAAAGCGGATAAAGCAGCGCTGGAGAAGACCCCCGGGGTTATTACCGTTGTCGAGAACAGCGGACAGTTTCAGGTAGTCATCGGCAATAATGTCAGTACAGTGTTTGAACAGATTATGGCGGACACCCAGCTGCAGGATGCAGAGAAGAAGAACGATTCCGATGAGGGTGAAGGCAGCACGGGGATACTGGGCAGAGCGGTTGATGTCATCTCCAGTATCTTCTCCCCTATTCTGGGGGCGCTAGCCGGTGCGGGGGTCCTGAAGGGGCTGCTTGCGTTGATCCTCTCGCTGGACTGGATCAGCAATACGAGCGGAACGTACCTGGTTCTGAATGCCGCCTCTGACAGTGTGTTCTACTTCCTGCCGATCTTCCTGGCTATTACGGCGGCGCGGAAGTTTAAGACTAACCAGTTCGTCTCCGTGGCAATAGCTGGAGCACTGATATACCCGGCGGTTATAGCTGCCGTGGACAGTCCGGGCAGTCTAAGTTTCCTGGGGATTCCGGTGGTGCTGGTGAACTATTCCTCCAGTGTCATTCCGATTATTCTGGCGGTGTGGGTGCAATCCTATGTGGAAAAAGGCTTCCGCTCCATCATCCATGAGTCGGTCAGAAATATACTTGTGCCGATGTTTGCGCTCTTAATTGTCATTCCCTTAACCTTTCTCGTCTTTGGTCCGGTAGGCTCGCTGATCAGTGACGGACTGGCGTCCGGCTACACATGGCTGTATAATTTGAGTCCGCTGGTAGCAGGCGCGATAGCCGGGGCATTCTGGCAGGTGTTCGTCATCTTCGGTGTCCACTGGGGATTCGTTCCGATTATGTTAAGTAACATCGACACTATCGGTTATGACACCATGCTGCCGATTCTGTCGGCGGCTGTGCTTGCTCAAGCCGGGGCGGTCTTTGCCGTCTTCCTGAAATCAAGAAATACGCAGATGAAGGCCTTGGCCGGTTCTTCTACACTGGCGGCGGTCTTCGGGATCACGGAGCCTACGATCTACGGAGTTACCTTGAAGCTAAAGAAACCGTTCATCTATGCCTGCATCGCCGGTGCGGTCGGGGGTGCTGTCATTGCCGTCGGCGGTGCGAGAGCGCTGGCCTTCTCTCTGCCTGGCCTGCTGGCTCTGCCCACCTATATCGGAACCGGCTTTACCTGGGCTGTAATCGGACTGGTCATTGCGTTCGTACTGGCTATGCTGCTGGTGCTTCTGCTGGGCTTCGATGATCCTGCCGCTGAAAGCGCAGCGCCGGCGGCGCAGGCTAATCCTGCCTCCACTCCAAGTGTAATACAGAAGGAAGTGGTGGTAAGTCCGCTGAATGGCACCCTGCAGACGCTCAATACCCTGCCAGACGAAGCTTTTGCCTCCGGTGCAATGGGCAAAGGAATTGTAATTGAGCCTTCTTCAGGCAGACTGACCTCGCCGGTGAACGGTACGGTTACAACCGTATTTCCGACAGGCCATGCCATCGGCATTACCTCGGAGGATGGTGCAGAACTGCTGATCCATGTAGGAGTCAATACGGTGAAGCTGAAAGGGAAACATTTTGACAAAAAGGTACAGGAAGGCGATCAGGTGAAGCAGGGGCAGCTGCTGCTGGAGTTTGACCTGAAAGCGATCCGCGAAGCGGGCTTCGTCACGGCAACCCCTGTCATTGTCACCAATTCCGCAGGTTATCTGGATGTGCTGAAGAGTGGAGAAGCAGAGGTGAAGGCAGGGGAGTATCTGCTGACGCTGGTGGTATAG